One Rhizoctonia solani chromosome 3, complete sequence genomic region harbors:
- a CDS encoding arrestin encodes MSVLEASIEDLVKSFQDTMPLPALENPTTIDAPVGNKFPVYYDGGTVQGSVRINLESPQTIRSVVVEVEGELQLPSAYDISPLWHEKQKLWDSSGSFDPRSIQSTGEWNWDFSFPIPTHFDNTVNGGSPRTKLPGFMQYRVLLFVKRGKYLSDLVELQTLFAYIPRERAPPPSPLRELAYHQGTAPPGPEDDPDGWKQCKTINAKGAIFGNREVNMTYRPYLANPTIYPRGGTIFYRIEVSGGDSQALDLLSSPSSIVVLLTREVQCKRFKETSPRGVDDHDADVRAIAQGVTWTLAGLPGDNDTRFLEGEITVPPGTDSSVAVTPVQLNYSVTFVVTAAGFSPHNRSDVISRNPIRVVSHPALGVRPVSRLPPGYEQKATARPTKVDWALSTIETTLGPSSWKLPVLHTNYTD; translated from the exons ATGTCAGTCTTGGAGGCTTCAATAGAGGATCTCGTGAAGAGCTTCCAGGATACTATGCCCCTACCAGCCCTAGAGAACCCCACGACCAT TGATGCACCTGTGGGCAACAAGTTCCCCGTCTACTATGATGGTGGTACCGTCCAAGGTTCGGTTCGAATCAATCTAGAATCGCCCCAGACAATTCGATCCGTTGTAGTAGAG GTGGAGGGTGAACTTCAATTACCCTCAGCGTATGATATTTCGCCTCTGTGGCATGAGAAGCAGAAACTTTGGGATTCATCTGGTAGCTTTGACCCTCGATCGATTCAATCAACTGGAGAATGGAACTGGGATTTTAGTTTCCCAATACCTACACATTTCGATAATACTGTAAATGGCGGATCGCCGAGAACAAAGCTTCCTG GATTTATGCAGTACCGTGTATTATTATTTGTTAAGCGCGGTAAATATCTCAGTGACCTTGTAGA GCTGCAAACACTGTTTGCATACATACCTCGCGAGCGCGCCCCACCCCCGTCACCCCTCCGCGAACTGGCGTATCACCAAGGCACCGCACCTCCTGGACCGGAAGATGACCCAGACGGCTGGAAGCAGTGCAAGACAATTAATGCAAAAGGAGCTATATTTGGTAACCGTGAAGTTAACATGACATACCGA CCCTATTTGGCTAATCCT ACCATATACCCGCGTGGTGGGACGATTTTTTATCGTATCGAGGTGTCTGGTGGTGACTCCCAGGCCTTGGATCTACTATCCTCTCCGTCTTCTATCGTGGTATTGTTAACACGGGAAGTGCAATGCAAGCGTTTCAAAGAGACTTCCCCGAGAGGGGTAGATGACCACGATGCTGACGTTCGGGCCATTGCTCAAGGAGTAACCTGGACACTCGCCGGTTTGCCAGGAGATAATGACACGAGATTCCTCGAAGGGGAAATAACTGTTCCTCCTGGAACAGATTCGAGCGTTGCAGTCACGCCGGTCCAGTTGAAT TATTCGGTGACGTTTGTTGTTACTGCCGCCGGATTTTCTCCTCACAATCGGAGCGATGTGATTTCGCGGAATCCCATTCGAGTGGTATCCCACCCAGCTTTAGGCGTTAGGCCCGTTTCTCGACTCCCTCCGGGATACGAGCAAAAGGCCACAGCTCGCCCAACAAAGGTAGACTGGGCGTTGTCAACCATAGAGACAACATTGGGCCCTAGCAGTTGGAAACTCCCCGTGCTTCACACCAATTACACGGACTGA
- a CDS encoding pentafunctional AROM polypeptide: MAILNGAYNFSKMLHGSKASSGGGADAFYKAFVPEIGSIELVKRCVMNERGQVDRVGACVFPGLVKGEAETTQTVVRRAQVICGCALGFNH, translated from the exons ATGGCAATCCTTAATGGTGCATACAACTTTTCCAAGATGCTTCATGGGTCAAAAGCTTCGTCTGGGGGTGGCGCAGATGCATTTTATAAGGCCTTTGTTCCCGAAATTGGATCG ATTGAGCTGGTCAAACGATGCGTGATGAACGAACGAGGCCAAGTTGATCGAGTCGGCGCATGCGTCTTTCCTGGTCTTGTGAAG GGTGAAGCAGAGACAACCCAAACGGTAGTCCGACGTGCTCAAGTTATTTGTGGATGCGCACTTGGCTTCAATCACTAA
- a CDS encoding C2H2 zinc finger, with protein sequence MRVLEALQAVESLSAPNESTQGASDGGHPVGNDTTSDSFKEADMIEEEENGDEDYDEGDEGEYDPDAEAEAMAQALGNQIWAELEQNIGDSAKSAGDIADAEQVHPGHEDALATNKGDSSVKQASIPAEASEPSKPSPEISGLPPDGSFPPNNVPTPSDPMIETIKTMLSLALSDPHVHYALMTTIVPGPVANGANLYTILSNSVMEGRVNPELAQPLSILISALASGSMMVSSEHQYAHTAPQDVGGTSPSLKRKRDPTDEGQTWPTNPPYNPSVQSLHTPQPTRSQASEELLARIQSATTSILQVLDPLLAVGQSLNQSVISSIQRPLHQVYSFVSTCPQQHEGPSGSGTLQEIGGLIQVIGILNEVPIAQSMEGQAASDAGASGSGRAAIGTAIYPCSTCPKAFGKLSLLRAHERTHSEGRPYRCEYAGCPASFARNHDLRRHEKSHERQMFRRVCGGCDRLFSRRDALRRHKANDKALDECREAPMDTSTVTHDGDPPRVTRVWQNHPESCDWSKESEFEEGEIQPEAIANARYIAGTLYQTLQRHVSKGLNTGGIPEQPENQSSGQQVSNRLPSDGPAPQTLAEGEQPGAVESPSQSTLAGSIEERTNPTEEPEGCNSPADDTTIVKAVSTLPGYGLDDEHTSLLEQAIAVAAQAAQAQAEAEAALYEEGYNEDDQDTEEWNEGDEGEQMPETGMANLVS encoded by the exons ATGAGGGTTTTGGAGGCACTGCAAGCTGTCGAGTCTTTATCTGCCCCGAACGAATCAACACAAGGGGCCAGCGACGGAGGACACCCTGTCGGAAATGATACAACGTCAGACAGCTTCAAAGAAGCTGATATGattgaggaagaggaaaaTGGAGACGAAGACTATGATGAAGGTGACGAAGGAGAGTACGACCCCGATGCTGAGGCGGAGGCAATGGCACAAGCACTTGGAAATCAGATATGGGCCGAACTCGAGCAAAATATAGGAGATTCGGCGAAATCAGCAGGCGATATTGCGGACGCTGAACAGGTTCATCCTGGCCACGAAGATGCCCTGGCTACGAACAAAGGGGATTCAAGTGTCAAGCAAGCCTCTATTCCAGCTGAAGCTTCAGAGCCTTCTAAACCAAGCCCTGAAATCTCTGGACTGCCCCCCGATGGCTCTTTCCCGCCCAATAACGTACCGACACCATCAGACCCCATGATCGAGACTATTAAAACCATGCTATCGCTCGCACTGTCCGATCCTCACGTCCATTATGCCCTGATGACGACCATCGTCCCAGGACCAGTTGCAAACGGTGCCAATCTCTACACTATTCTCTCGAACTCCGTCATGGAAGGTCGAGTAAACCCGGAACTAGCACAACCACTTAGTATTTTAATATCTGCGTTGGCTTCGGGTAGTATGATGGTCTCGTCTGAGCATCAATATGCACATACTGCCCCTCAAGATGTAGGTGGAACAAGTCCATCTCTGAAACGAAAACGGGATCCCACGGATGAGGGACAAACCTGGCCTACCAATCCTCCATACAATCCTTCCGTCCAGTCGCTCCATACACCTCAACCCACAAGGTCTCAAGCTTCAGAGGAGCTATTAGCTCGAATACAATCAGCTACTACAAGCATCCTCCAAGTTCTCGACCCGCTTTTGGCCGTCGGTCAGTCACTGAACCAATCAGTCATTTCTTCGATCCAACGACCGTTACACCAAGTCTATTCGTTTGTCTCGACGTGTCCCCAGCAGCACGAAGGCCCGTCAGGAAGTGGCACTTTGCAAGAGATAGGTGGTCTTATTCAGGTGATCGGGATCTTAAACGAAGTTCCTATCGCACAATCAATGGAAGGCCAGGCAGCCTCAGACGCAGGAGCTTCGGGGAGTGGTCGAGCCGCTATTGGGACTGCAATATACCCGTGCTCGACCTGCCCCAAAGCGTTTGGCAAGCTTTCGTTACTTCGGGCACACGAACGCACGCATTCGGAAGGAAGACCGTATCGCTGTGAATATGCTGGTTGTCCTGCCAGCTTTGCTCGAAATCATGATTTACGGCGGCACGAAAAGTCTCATGAACGGCAGATGTTTAGGCGAGT GTGCGGAGGATGTGATAGATTGTTTTCTAGAAGGGATGCACTCCGACGGCACAAGGCCAATGATAAGGCTCTCGATGAATGCCGAGAGGCACCAATGGATACGTCTACCGTAACCCATGACGGAGACCCCCCTCGAGTTACTcgtgtctggcaaaatcacCCCGAATCATGCGACTGGTCAAAAGAATCAGAATTTGAAGAGGGAGAGATTCAACCAGAAGCTATCGCTAATGCACGATACATTGCGGGAACACTATACCAAACCCTTCAGCGACATGTCAGCAAAGGCCTCAACACCGGAGGGATCCCCGAACAACCCGAAAACCAATCGTCAGGCCAGCAGGTTTCCAACCGCCTTCCTTCTGATGGTCCAGCACCTCAAACGTTGGCCGAGGGCGAGCAACCGGGCGCAGTTGAATCTCCATCCCAGTCTACTTTAGCTGGTTCGATTGAGGAGCGAACAAACCCAACCGAGGAGCCTGAGGGTTGCAATAGTCCAGCAGATGATACCACGATCGTCAAGGCGGTATCAACACTGCCGGGCTATGGATTAGATGACGAGCATACGAGTTTATTAGAGCAAGCTATAGCGGTGGCCGCACAAGCAGCTCAAGCTCAGGCCGAAGCCGAAGCAGCGCTCTATGAGGAAGGGTATAACGAAGACGACCAAGACACCGAAGAATGGAATGAAGGAGACGAGGGCGAGCAGATGCCCGAGACCGGGATGGCGAATCTTGTATCTTAA